Genomic segment of Eleutherodactylus coqui strain aEleCoq1 chromosome 1, aEleCoq1.hap1, whole genome shotgun sequence:
accagcagaatagtgagtgcagctctggagtataatataggatgtaactcaggatcagtacaggataagtaatgtatgtacacagtgactccaccagcagaatagtgagtgcagctctggagtataatataggatgtaactcaggatcagtacaggataagtaatgtatgtgcacagtgactccaccagcagaatagtgagtgcagctctgggctataatacaggatgtaactcaggatcagtacaggataagtaatgtatgtacacagtgactccaccagcagaatagtgagtgcagctctggggtataatacaggatgtaactcaggagcagtacaggataagtaatgtatgtacacagtgactccaccagcagaatagtgagtgcagctctggagtataatacaggatgtgactcaggatcagtacaggataagtaatgtatgtacacagtgactccaccagcagaatagtgagtgcagctctggagtataatacaggatgtaactcaggatcagtacaggataagtaatgtatgtacacagtgactccaccagcagaatactgagtgcagctctggagtataatacaggatgtaattcaggatcagtacaggataagtaatgtatgtacacagtgaccaccagcagaatagtgagtgcagctctggagtataatataggatgtaactcaggatcagtacaggataagtaatgtatgtacacagtgactccaccagcagaatagtgagtgcagctctggagtataatataggatgtaactcaggatcagtacaggataagtaatgtatgtacacagtgactccaccagcagaatagtgagtgcagctctgggctataatacaggatgtaactcaggatcagtacaggataagtaatgtatgtacacagtgactccaccagcagaatagtgagtgcagctctggggtataatacaggatgtaactcaggagcagtacaggataagtaatgtatgtacacagtgactccaccagcagaatagtgagtgcagctctggagtataatacaggatgtaactcaggatcagtacaggataagtaatgtatgtacacagtccaccagcagaatagtgagtgcagctctggagtataatacaggatgtcactcaggatcagtacaggataagtaatgtatatacacagtgactccaccagcagaatagtgagtgcagctctggagtataatacaggatgtaactcaggatcagtacaggataagtaatgtatgtatatagtgactccaccagcagaatagtgagtgcagctctggggtataatacaggatgtaactcaggatcagtacaggatatgtatgtacacagtgaccccaccagcagaatagtgagtgcagctctgcagtataatacaggatgtaactcaggatcagtacaggataagtaatgtatgtacacagtgactccaccagcagaatagtgagtgcagctctggagtataatacaggatgtaactcaggatcagtacaggataagtaatgtatgtacacagtgactccatcaccagcagaacagtgagtgcagctctggggtataatacaggatgtaactcaggatcagtacaggataagtaatgtatgtacacagtgactccaccagcagaatagtgagtgcagctctggggcattaatacaggatgcaactcggggtcagtacaggataagtaatgtatgtacacagtgacttcagcagcagattagtgagtgcagctctggggtataatacaggatgtaactcgggatcagtacaggatatgtatgtacacagtgacttcaccagcagaatagtgagtgcagctctgcagtataatacaggatgtaactcagggtcagtacaggatatgtatgtacacagtgactccaccagcagaatagtgagtgcagctctggagtataatacaggatgtaactcagggtcagtacaggatatgtatgtacacagtgactccaccagcagaatagtgagtgcagctctggagtataatacaggatgtaactcggggtcaatacaggataagtaatgtatgtacacagtgactccaccagtagcagtatagtgagtgcagctctgcagtataatacaggttgtaactcaggagcagtacaggataagtaatgtatgtacacagtgactccaccagcagaatagtgagtgcagctctggggcattaatacaggatgcaactcggggtcagtacaggataagtaatgtatgtacacagtgacttcagcagcagattagtgagtgcagctctggggtataatacaggatgtaactcaggatcagtacaggatatgtatgtacacagtgacttcaccagcagaatagtgagtgcagctctgcagtataatacaggatgtaactcaggatcagtacaggataagtaatgtatgtacacagtgactccaccagcagaacagtgagttcagctctggagtataatacaggatgtaactcagggtcagtacaggatatgtatgtacacagtgactccaccagcagaatagtgagtgcagctctggagtataatacaggatgtaactcggggtcaatacaggataagtaatgtatgtacacagtgactccaccagtagcagtatagtgagtgcagctctgcagtataatacaggttgtaactcaggagcagtacaggataagtaatgtatgtacatagtgactccaccagcagaatagtgagtgcagctctggggcattaatacaggatgcaactcggggtcagtacaggataagtaatgtatgtacacagtgacttcagcagcagattagtgagtgcagctctggggtataatacaggatgtaactcaggatcagtacaggatatgtatgtacacagtgacttcaccagcagaatagtgagtgcagctctgcagtataatacaggatgtaactcaggatcagtacaggataagtaatgtatgtacacagtgactccaccagcagaacagtgagttcagctctggagtataatacaggatgtaactcagggtcagtacaggatatgtatgtacacagtgactccaccagcagaatagtgagtgcagctctggagtataatacaggatgtaactcaggatcagtacaggataagtaatgtatgtacacagtgactcctccagcagaatagtgagtgcagctctggagtataatactggatgtctGTAAGAAGGGGCTTTGCTGTTATTGAGGTGTCTGATTGGATGGTGTCGGTGAAGGAGGGGCCTGCAGTAATATATGATCTGCACAGGTTTTTCTGCTCTCATTAGTCGGCGACTCTTCTGTCTTCGCAGTGCCAGTGTCGGCAGCGTTGGCCGCGGCTCCTGCTGAAAGTTCCCTTTCCAATGGCGTGTACCTGCCGCCAGGTGTGACCAATGGAGACATCAAGCCGGTCATCTCCAGCACCCCCCTGGTGGATTTCTTGATGCAGCTGGAGGATTATACACCTACTGTAAGTGacttgctgagacttgtagtccaGCACTTTCCTTCTATCGTGACTGTGGCGCCGGCATCACACATCTGCTGTAAACAGGCGCCGTGCCGTCTCTGGGCGCTCGCTGTTGTGGCCGTTCTGTCGGTCTCATCGTGGCTTCTGTCCACCATCTTTACTGTAGAAGTCACAGAATAGtcgtcccagcatgctctgctccGTCGCCGTATCAGAAATTGTCTATAAGACGCTATGGGGCTATTACTACCCCCGAAACGGCCGTCGCCGGCCTCGTCTTTACTCATAGTGTTCCCGACCCTCCGTGAGCCTTCAGACAAATGTGCGGCGGGTTCAGCCTGACGAAGGTTTATGACGTTAATTCATAAGGCTGTCGGTCCGGGGCGGCTGCACCCCTCCTGACAAGCCCTGCCCACTTGACATAAGTGATGGAGTCGAAacgggaagaagaagaaaagtggctatttttttatttttattttttgcagctaTCCAGTTGTGCAAAAATTGGGGGCGTCCCCAGAAGCCGTCATAAAGCCGGTTATAAATGTGCCGCCGTGGGTTATGGAGGCGATACGGAGGGCCCAGGGGTGATGGCCGAGCGCAGGAAACCGCCACGCCTAACtcctaggctagtttcacacgggcgatcgcgctGTGCCGCGAGTAAATTGCGCAATAACCCGGGGTTTTTCCCAGATTTTGAGCATCAGGGgtttttctcttcttccttttgTCTGTTTTCATGATTTTGCTGATTTATATGTATTTTAGTTTTAAAGTCtatcggactttctaatgttaaacgcGTCGCACGAAAATCTCAAGTTTGTGTGATGGGATAAAAAGGAGGCTGTGTAGGCGAACCCGGGAGACGGAGCGTGCCGCCACACGAGGGAAGACCTCGCAAATGTGAAGAAATATGTCTCTCCATTACTCTCGCATCGTGTGACAATTGCGCTGTGTTTATCACCCGTGTGACGCCTCCCCTGAGCTGCTGGGATCCAGTCTTTCTTCTTCTCTGACAGATTCCGGATGCCGTCACCGGATATTACCTGAACCGCGCCGGATTTGAAGCCTCGGACCCCCGGATGTGAGTACCCATTTCTCAGATACGTAGCAGTCTGTGACCGGCGCGGCTCGCAGCGCATGACTATGCAGAAGCGATATAAGTGGCGCCAACCCTGAAGTGGCTGATGGCACAGAATAATAGCTTGTGTTCACCTAAGGCTCTGAATGTAGCGCTAGTTATTCCTTGGTTACTAAATGTCACCACAGGAGCTTACACTCCAAAACAACGCACTCTATCATGACAAGTGGGGGAGGGGCGCACATGATATTCCTGCATGAGCCAAGATGAGCACTGCAAAGGAAACTCTGGGGGAGGTTGGCTGGGGCTGGCCGCCGAGGGGGCGGGGGCTGGCCGCCGAGGGGGCGGGGGCTGGCCGCCGAGGGGGCGGGGGCTGGCCGCCGAGGGGGCGGGGGCTGGCCGCCGAGGGGGCGGGGGTTGGCCGGGCTGGGGCTGGCCGCCGAGGGGGCAGGGGCTGGCCGGGCTGGGGCGGGGGTTGGCCGCCGAGGGGGCGGGGGTTGGCTGGGCCTGGCCGCCGAGGGGGCGGGGGTTGGCCGGGCGGGGGCTGGCCGCTGAGGTGGTTGACTGGCTGTAAAGTGCCCCCTCTGCTCTGCGGCGCTGGGGATTTGTGGCACTCGGGGAAGAGTAGCACTGCTCGGTGTGATCCTGTGAGGACTTCTGGACAGCAGCGCTGCCGTCTCACCGCCGCCTCCTGCTTTTCTCCTCAGCATCCGCCTGATCTCGCTGGCCGCTCAGAAGTTTATATCGGACATCGCTAACGACGCTTTGCAGCACTGCAAGATGAGGGGCACCGCGTCCGGGAGCTCCCGCAGCAAGAGCAAGGTGGGTTatggcgccgggggggggggggggggggtcatcgccTTTGTATTTTCCATTCTCGTAGTTTCCACTTGTTTCATTGATTTCCCATCTTCAGTCGGGTATCGAAGAATTCTCCATCTTTGCAATACATGTTGGTTTTTAGCCTCCTCACTGTCTCCCAGATCTCTGCATCCTGTATGTGAATGGAGGCATTGTTCTGTACCCCCTGTGACTGAACGCTTTGTGAGCCTCTGGACGTaaacaagaatgtttccattcattaacggcaagcagagatcttaaaaatgggGAGGGAATGAGGTCCGAAGTCTGTTACAAATGTGCTGTTCTGCGAGGCCTCCCAGTAAATGTGCCGCCTTCCTCCTCCACAGGACAAGAAGTACACCCTGACCATGGAGGACCTGACCCCGGCGCTGTCA
This window contains:
- the TAF10 gene encoding transcription initiation factor TFIID subunit 10, whose product is MSATEPVLESPGSGQPAALGAVNESKPSPANIPKPGPAATTAAAVTGAGLPGRDPGERRASVPVSAALAAAPAESSLSNGVYLPPGVTNGDIKPVISSTPLVDFLMQLEDYTPTIPDAVTGYYLNRAGFEASDPRIIRLISLAAQKFISDIANDALQHCKMRGTASGSSRSKSKDKKYTLTMEDLTPALSEYGINVKKPHYFT